The DNA region CAGGGTGAGGAACCCGAAGAGCAGGGCGACGATGATCGATGGGGCGATGATCGGCAGGATGACCTTGCGCATGACACGGGACATACTCGCGCCCATACTGCGTGCCGCCCTCTCATACAGCGGATCGAGCGATTGCATCGCCGCCTGCGAGATGACGAAGGCGTAAGGTATGGCCGCGGTGGTCTCCACGAGGATCAGTCCGATCACCGTGTCGTACAGACCCACGTTGATCAGTGTGATGTAGAAGCCGACCGACACCACGACGACGGGGACGATCAGCGGGCTGAGCAGCAGAGGCACGCCGAGCATCCGCCACCCGCGCGTTCTCGATCGTTCCACACCGATGGCGGCGAGGGCCCCCAGGACCGTGGCCAGCACGGCGGCGACCGGTGCGACGATCATGGTCGTCCCGGCCGCGCCGAGCCAGTCCGGAGTGAAGAACTGCTCGTACCACTGCAGAGAGAACCCTTCGGGTGGGAAGACCATCGTCCGCGTCCCCGAGAACGATATCGGGATCGTGACGAGCTGCGGCACGAAGAGGAACAACTGGACCAGCGCGACGAAGCCCCACAGGATCCAGCGCTGGCTGGACAGCCGGGTCCAGTCGAGGATCCTCATGAGCCCGATGATCGGGCCCCAGCGGAGGCGTCCGAACCGGGGCGGCGAGGGTGTGTAGTTCCCGTCCCGCGCACGAATCCATCGGCTGCCCGGCGCCGTCACGAGGCGAAGGAGCCCGATGAGCAGGAAGATCGTCACGGTGAGCAGGAGCGCGAGTGCTGCGGCCGGTCCGCGTTCTCCCTGCCTGTTGAGCAGGTCGTTCACGACGGATGCCGTCATGGTCGCATCCTGACCGCCGAGGATGTCGGGGATGACGAAGGACCCCAACGCGACGACGAAGGCAAGCGTCGCGCCGACCTGCAGGCCGTTCCGCGTCTGTGGAAGATAGACCCGCCAGAACGCCTCCGCAGGCCCCGCACCCTGGGTGAGTGCCGCACGGGTGTTGCTGGTGTCGATCTGTCTCATCACCGCGACAAGCGGAAGGATGAAGAGCGGTGCGATGATCTGCACGAGTCCGAAGAGGAGCCCCGCCCACGTCTGCAGCAGGGACTGAACGTCGAAGCCCAGCCACCGCAGCGCCGTCGGTATCGGGCCGATCCGCCCCAGCAGCACCTGCCATCCGAACGTGCGGATGAGGACGCTGGTCATCCACGGCGCGATCACCCCGACCAGCATGACCGCCTGCAACCTGGGCGGTGCCCCCGCGATCACGTAGGCGACGGGGTAGCCGATCGCGATGGCGACGAGAGTCGCCGCGCCGGCGATCTCGATCGTTCGCAGCAGGGTCTGCAGATTCGTCGGGGAGAGCGCCGCCTCGATGTTCTGCAGACCGGGTGTCGGGTCCGTGAACGCCGTCACGAGCACCATGATGAGGGGCACGACGTACACGACGAGGAGGAAGACGATGGCCGGCAGCGCGAGGGCGCCGATCGCTCCCCCGTTCCCGGGTGCGCGCGCCACGCGCGCGTCGATTCGGTCCGTCATCACGGGCGCTCCGCGTCTTCGTTGAGGAACACCGAGGCGGAGTGCGCGGGGAAGGCCAACTCGACCTGTGCGCCGATCTCGTGGAACGAGTGGTCGAAACCGCTCTCCACGAGGATCATGGGCGTGCCGTCGGCGAGTCTGACGTGGTACCGCATGGTCGGTCCGGTGAAGACGTGGTCCTCGACGACGGCTTTCAGCCTGTTCCCGCCGCTGGTCCCATCCGTCCCGAGGCGGATCGCCTCGGGACGGACGGTGATGTTCACATCGTCGCCGACCTTCAGCTCAGCGGCCCGGCACCGCACGACGCTGCCGGCGCAGAGCACCTCCACCGCGTCCCGGTCGACGCCCGTCACCGTGCCCTGCAGCACGTTGTTGTCACCGACGAAGTTGGCAGCGAAGAGCGTCTTCGGGTTGCGGTAGATGTCCGCGGGCGTCCCGAGCTGCTCGATTCCTCCGTTGTTCATCACCGCGATCCGATCCGACATCGTGAACGCTTCGTCCTGGTCGTGGGTGACGTAGATCGTCGTGATGCCGAACTCGCGCTGCACGCGCCGGATCTCGTGCTGCAGATGGCCCCGGAGATTCCTGTCCAGCGCTCCGAGCGGTTCGTCCATCAGCAGAACCGACGGCCTCGAGATGAGCGCACGTGCCAGGGCGACCCGCTGCTGCTGCCCACCGGACAGCTGGGTCGGATAGTGATTCTCCCGGCCCTCGAGCTGCACCACGCCGAGCATCTGCTCCACTTCATCGCGGATCTGCGCGTTCGGAACGCGCCGCGTCTCCAACGGGAACGCCAGGTTCTCCCAGACCGTGAGATGCGGGAACAGCGCATAGTTCTGGAACACCACACCGACGCCGCGACGTTCGACGGGCACGCGGTCCAGCCGCACCCCGTCCAGTTCGATCGTCCCTTCATCGGGCGTGACGAACCCCGCGATCGCCATCATCGTCGTCGTCTTCCCCGATCCTGAGGGGCCGAGCAACGAGAAGAACTCTCCTGCTTCGATCTCGATGCTGACATCACGAGCAGCGAGGAGGCTTCCGTATCTCTTCGAAAAGCCACTGATCTTGAGATGCCCCTTCCGTCCGCGCGGCGCGGAGTCCGAGGCCACGACGGTCGGGAGAGCACCGGAGTCGGTGTGAGCGTTCTGCACGGATCAACCCTTCTGCAACCAGTCGGAAAAGCGCTTCTCCGCCTCGACGCCGTTCTCCGCCCACCAGTCGGCCGAGATGTGCAGAGCCTGCGAGTCGGTGACCTCTGACGCCGGCAGGTTCGCGGCCGTCTCCTCGTCGATGGCAGCCTGCGCCGCCTTTGTCGCCGGGGTGTACGACAGCGCCTCGGCGACGCGTGCCTGCACCTCGGGACTGGTCATGTAGTCGATCAAGGCGGAAGCGGCATCCAGGTCCTTCGCATGGCGGGGGATGCCGTAGTAGTTCACGTCGACGAGGTGCTCATTCCAGGTGTAGCCCACCGGAATGCCGTCCAACACGGCCTGCCGAACGCGGATGATGTTGAGGGGGCCGGCCACGATGTCCTGCTGGGACAGCTGATTGTTGATCGTGTTGATGTCGAGGAATACGGCATGAGGACGGATCTCGTCGAGCCGCTCGAAGATGAGATCCATGTCCATCGGATAGAGGTCGGCCGGCTCGATCCCCATGCCCAGCGCGGTGGCTTCGAAGGTCTTGTGGGCTTGGTTCAGAAAACCGCGCTTACCGGGGAACGCCTTGACATCCCAGAGGTCCTCCCACTTCTCCAGCGGATCGCCGAACACCGCGGTATTGCTCCAGAGCACGTCGCCGAACGCCCACATTCCGGCGCCTTTGGGGTGCTTGTAGGAAGGGTCGGCGTAGTCGGCAGCGCCCGGGATCTTGGAGTAGTCCAGGTCCTGGAGAAGGTCGTTCGCCAGGCAGAGCGCAAGCCCTGAGCTGTTCAGGATCAAGATGTTCCAGTCCGGGGACTCCGCCTCCACACCCGCCTGAATCGGGCCCACGGGCGGCGGCGAGTCACCGGTCATGACGACGGGAAACCCGGTTTCCTCAGTGAACGGGTCGAAGAAGTTCTTCTTGACCAGATCGTCGAATGTGCCCCCGAATCCGGCGTAGACGACTCGGCCTTTCGAGGTACCGCCTCCCGAGGCGGGACTGCATCCGACCAGCGACAGCCCCGCGGCGCCCCCGAGGACGGCCAGACCGGCCGCTGTGAGCAGACTACGGCGAGTGAGAACGGTGCTTTGCGCGAATGCGCGGTTCTGCATCTCCATGGGGATGCTCCTCTTCTCTTTCATCATTGAAACGGGTCGAGTTCCAGGTATTGCTCGAGACAGCCTCACGACTGCGCTCTGGTATGGGGACTGTGATTATGGATGGACCGTCTGCCGTACCCGGTCGCCGGCGAGCGGCCACCGGGCACTGGTGGTGACCGGGGGCTTCGTGACATTGGGCACCTCTATCAGGGCAGGTCCGGGCAGGAGGAGCTCCGCCTCGATCGCCGTGCCGAGTGTCTCCAGAGTCGCTCGCTGCGAGCGCATCCCGAACGCCTGTGCGAGCGTGACGAAGTCGGGGGTGCACAGCCCGGTGAGACCCTCCCGACTCCGATCGGCCGGGACGCCCTGCTCCAGCATCTTGTACGCCTCGTCATTGAAGACGATCACCTTCACCGGCAGGTTCCGCTCCACGAGACTCGCGAGATCTCCCACGGCGAAGAGGAAGCCGGCGTCGCCGACGACCACCACTGTCGGCTGACCACTGCCGTGCGCCACTCCGACGGATGCGGGCAAGGCGAAGCCCAGAGTCCCCCATCCCATCGGGAACATGAAGGTCCGGGGCTGCGAGCGCTCGAGATAGCCCGACGCCCAATACCCCATGAGCGTCATATCCGCCACGACCGGCACATGCGATGGCAGCGTCCTGTTGAGGGCGGCGACGACGTTCGCGGCGGCGGCTTCCTCACCGTCCTCGCGCAGCCGATTCGCGATGGCGGCGGACGTCGCCTTCGCAGCAGCCTCTGCGCTCGCCCGTCTCTCATCGGACGCCGGAGGGATCACCTCCAGGACGGACTCGATGAAGGAGCTCACCGTGGCCCGTACGGGGAAGTCGGGGATGGCGTTGAGGGTCAGCTGGGTCTCGTCGACATCGACTCGAAGGAGGGGCGGGGAGATGCTCAGACGCCAGTTCTGGGTGGTCTGGCCATCGAAGTCGGTTCCCAGTGCGATCACGAGATCCGCCGAGTTGAGCAGGTCGGCCACAGCCTGCTCCTGCGGCGGTGCCACGACCGCGAGAGGATTTCGGGCGTCCATCGTCGATCGAGCCATCATCGTCGAGACCACGGGTGCCGCCAGATGCTCGGCGAGGTCGGCCACGCGTGCGCCGATGCTGCCGGCACCAGCCCAGATGATGGGCTTTCGAGAGGACGACAGTGCCTCGACCGCCGCCTCGGGCAGGCGGAGGCGCGGCTTCACCGGGACGTACTCGCTCGCGGCGATCGAGTCCTCCGGCACGACTGCACCGAGCAGATCCGTCGGCAACTCGACGTAGACGGGGCCCGCCTGCGGGCGCAGGGCGTCCTTGATCGCGATACGGACCTGCGTGCCCGCATGGCCCGCGCGCTCAACGACGCTGACCGACTTGACCAGGGCGGTGAAGATCGAGGCCTGATCCGGGATCTCGTGAAGCGATCCTCTGCGCACGCCCGGTTGCGAGCTCTTCAGGGAGAGATGAGGGGTGGTGCTGATGTGGAGCACCGCCGACCCGGAGGTGAGGGCCTCACCGGTCGCCCCCGCCGTGTTCGCCGCACCGGGACCGCTCGTGGTGATGCAGACGCCGAGCTTCCCGGTTGCCCGGAAGTAGCCGTCCGCAGCGTACATGGCCGTCTGCTCGTGCCGCACCAGCACCCGATCGATGCCGGCCTCACCGAGCGCCCACCAGAGCGGCATGTTATGCACGCCCGGAATGATGAACACACGCGTCACTCCTGCGCGACTCAACTCATCAACGATCGCCTCGGCGACGGTGGGTGGGGTGGATGCGGACGGTCTCAAAGTGTGCTCGCCTTCAACTCTCCGACGTGTCCATATATAAAGACGCTGGGTCTGCTATATGAACTTTTGAGGAGACAATATCGAGAACGCGAGCAAGCGTCAAGCATCGTCTCCGAATTGAATTCGGTCTGGTGCAGGCATGGGTCGACTCCTCATCCCGACCCCCTGCCCCGAACCGCAGAAACCCCGCCAAAACGACGACTGCGCCGTCACGACCACAGGATCGACAGCACCGACCACAGGTGCGGGGTCGACGGACAGGCAGAACTCCGTGACCAAACCGTTGCATTCGTTACCTCGCCGTTATATACTCATCACACGGTGAATGTTTGCTGTGGCATACACCGCATGTGATTGCAGGACACTCTTGGTGCAAGGGACAAGGGCCGGTCGGAAGCCTCTCCGACCGGCCCGACTGCATGCGACCACGATGTCGGCGCCGACACTACGCTGAAGACCATGACCGATCGCCAGCTCGCCCTGCAGGCCTGGGAGAGCCTGTTCCGCGCGCAGCACGAACTCCTCGCGGCCATGTCCGCCGACTTCGCGGGCGCTCCGATCACGCAGGCCGAGTACGACGTGCTGCTGACGGTGGTGCGCGCACCGGGCATGACCACTCGCCTGCGCGACATCACGGCGAACTCGCTCATCAGCCAGCCCAGCGTCTCTCGGCTGGTCGATCGGATGGTCTCCCGTGGCCTCGTCGACAAGGCCACCGATCCCGACGACGGCCGCGGGGCCATCGTGACGGCGACGGATGCCGGTGCGCGTGCCTTCCGGGTCGTCGCGGCGACCCACGGCAGGTCGATCGCCGAACGGATGTCGGTGCTGGACGACGACGAGATGCGCACGCTTCTCGCACTGACCGAGAGGCTGCGCGGAAGCTGACCACGAACACCTCATCCGCCGCGTGATCTCTGGCAGGGTGGATGTGAACAACCTTCTGAGGGGAAAGGCAAGGTCACCATGGAGATCGCCGGAGTCATCGGCATCCTGATCGTCGTCGGCATCGCCGTCGTCGCCGTCGTCATCATCGGGCTCATCCTGCTGCTGTTCGCGCGCAGCTGGATCAAGGTCGCCCGGGCGGACGAGGCGCTGGTCATCTCGGGACGCAAGCAGAGAGTGCAGCGAGCAGTCCTCAATGCCGACGGCACCACCAGCTCCGAGCAGGCGGAATCGCCGGTGACGGTCATCGTCAACGGCAAGTCCCTCGTCAACCCGATCACGCAGCGGCACGAGGTGATCTCGCTGCGCTCGCGCCAGGTGTCGCTGAACGCCGAGGCCCAGTCGCTCGACAACGTGACCCTGAACGTCGACGGCGTGGCGATCGTGAAGATCGGCTCCGACCCCCTCTACGTGCGCCGTGCGGCCGAGCGCTTCGCCTCGCAGGACAAGGCCATCGAGCAGTTCACCACCGAACAGCTGGAGGGTGCGCTGCGAGGCATCGTCGCCACCCTGTCCGTCGTGGAGCTCATGCGCGAGCGCAAGAAGTTCTCCGAGCAGATCGCCGCGGACATCTCCCAGGAGCTCGCCGAGCAGGGCCTCATCCTCGACTCGTTCCAGATCAAGGGCATCACCGACAAGGTCGGCTACATCCAGTCGCTGGGTGCGCCGGAGATCCAGGCCAAGCGCCAGGCCGCCGAGATCGCCCAGACCAACGCCGACCGCGCGATCAACCAGAAGGACATCGCCAACCAGGAGGCGAACCTCATCGAGCAGACCGCGCTCGACACCAACACGGCCAACGCCGACGCGCGGATCGGCCGCGCTCGCGCCGAGGCCGAGCAGGCCGAGCAGCTGGCCCGTGCCCAGGCCGAGCAGGCCGTGCTGCAGCAGCAGGCGGAGAACAAGCAGGCTCAGCTGGATGCCGACGTCAAGCGCGTCGCCGACGCGCAGCGTTATGAGGCCGAGACCCGTGCTCAGGCCGACCTGTTCACGCGTGAGAAGTCGGCCGAGGCCGCCGCGATCGAGCAGGTCAAGCAGGCCGAGGCCCGCACCCGCATCGCCGAGCAGCAGGCCGAGGCCGACAAGGCCAGGGCAGCCGGTGAGGCTGCAGCGGCCGAGGCCAAGGCCACCGGTGAGGCCAACGCCCTGCGTGCCCGGGCCGAGGCCGAGGCCGAGGCCCGCCGTATGCGCGCCAACGCCGAGGCCGAGGCCATCCGTGCCGAGGGTGAGGCGCGAGCGGCGGCCGTCGAGGCCGAGGCCAAGGCCATCGCCTCGAATCAGGAGGCGTTCCTCTCGCAGCGCGTGCTCGAAGTGCTGCCGTCGATCATGTCGGAGTTCGCGAAGGGGTACGCCGCCATCGGCAGCGTCTCCATCGTCGGCGGCTCCGGCGAGGACGGCGCGTCCAGCGTGGTCGGGGGCGACAACGCCAAGGCCATGCGCGCCGTCTTCGACAGCGTCAACGCCGCCACCGGCTTGGATCTCGCCGCGATCATCCAGGGCCAGGCCGTCGGCCGCGGCTTCGGCGCGGGTGTCGCGCAGGGCGCCGACGCCGCCCCTGCCGCAACACCGCGCACATCTGCGCGGACCGCTGCACCGGAGACGCCGGCCGAGTGATCCCCATCGGAGGGGAGGCGTCATACGGCGCCTGCCCTCCGGCACCCGCTGCCGGATCCGTAGACTCGGAGCATGACCATGCCGAGCGCGCTCCCCGCTCCCGTGCGACGCCCCACCCTCTGAACGATGCCGGGCAGAGGATTCGATCTGGCGCGGATCGGCGACGGGCTGTCGTTCGCCGATGCCGTCGACGATGTCACCACGGCCCTCGACGCGAGCCGCGCCGTCGTCATCACCGCCCCGCCCGGCACCGGGAAGACCACGCTGGTGCCGCCCCTGCTGGCCTCCCGCACGGACGGACGGGTGATCGTGACCCAGCCGCGCCGCGTCGCCGCACGGGCCGCGGCGAGGCGCCTCGCCGCGCTGGACGGCACCCCCCTCGGGACACGGGCCGGCTTCACCGTCCGCGGCGAGCGACGGATGAGCGACGGGGCACGCGTCGAGTTCGTCACGGCGGGTGTGCTGCTGCGGCGGATGCTGCAGGACCCGGGCCTCGAGGGCGTCGATGCCGTCGTCATCGATGAGGTGCATGAACGCGCGCTGGAGACCGATCTGCTGATCGGGCTGCTCGGCGAGGTGCGCGAGCTGCGCGACGATCTGATGCTCGTCGCCATGTCCGCGACCCTCGACGCCGACAGGATCGCGCGGGTGCTCGGCGCCGACGACGCCCCCGCCCCCGTGGTCGAGCACGTCGTCCCGGCGTTCCCGCTCACCGAGCGCTGGGCGCCCGCGTCCTCACCCCGCCTCGACGAGCGCGGCGTCACCCGCGCCTTCCTGGACCACGTCGCCCGCGTCACCGCATCCGCCGCCGCAGACCTGCATCGGAGCGACCCG from Microbacterium soli includes:
- a CDS encoding ABC transporter permease subunit, with amino-acid sequence MTDRIDARVARAPGNGGAIGALALPAIVFLLVVYVVPLIMVLVTAFTDPTPGLQNIEAALSPTNLQTLLRTIEIAGAATLVAIAIGYPVAYVIAGAPPRLQAVMLVGVIAPWMTSVLIRTFGWQVLLGRIGPIPTALRWLGFDVQSLLQTWAGLLFGLVQIIAPLFILPLVAVMRQIDTSNTRAALTQGAGPAEAFWRVYLPQTRNGLQVGATLAFVVALGSFVIPDILGGQDATMTASVVNDLLNRQGERGPAAALALLLTVTIFLLIGLLRLVTAPGSRWIRARDGNYTPSPPRFGRLRWGPIIGLMRILDWTRLSSQRWILWGFVALVQLFLFVPQLVTIPISFSGTRTMVFPPEGFSLQWYEQFFTPDWLGAAGTTMIVAPVAAVLATVLGALAAIGVERSRTRGWRMLGVPLLLSPLIVPVVVVSVGFYITLINVGLYDTVIGLILVETTAAIPYAFVISQAAMQSLDPLYERAARSMGASMSRVMRKVILPIIAPSIIVALLFGFLTLFDEVVIPVFASGIDVTVLPKRVYEAIVVLSDPTVAVVGTLSIIVAAIVLVAALVFVSRSRTASLETITGGERGR
- a CDS encoding ABC transporter ATP-binding protein; the encoded protein is MQNAHTDSGALPTVVASDSAPRGRKGHLKISGFSKRYGSLLAARDVSIEIEAGEFFSLLGPSGSGKTTTMMAIAGFVTPDEGTIELDGVRLDRVPVERRGVGVVFQNYALFPHLTVWENLAFPLETRRVPNAQIRDEVEQMLGVVQLEGRENHYPTQLSGGQQQRVALARALISRPSVLLMDEPLGALDRNLRGHLQHEIRRVQREFGITTIYVTHDQDEAFTMSDRIAVMNNGGIEQLGTPADIYRNPKTLFAANFVGDNNVLQGTVTGVDRDAVEVLCAGSVVRCRAAELKVGDDVNITVRPEAIRLGTDGTSGGNRLKAVVEDHVFTGPTMRYHVRLADGTPMILVESGFDHSFHEIGAQVELAFPAHSASVFLNEDAERP
- a CDS encoding extracellular solute-binding protein; the protein is MEMQNRAFAQSTVLTRRSLLTAAGLAVLGGAAGLSLVGCSPASGGGTSKGRVVYAGFGGTFDDLVKKNFFDPFTEETGFPVVMTGDSPPPVGPIQAGVEAESPDWNILILNSSGLALCLANDLLQDLDYSKIPGAADYADPSYKHPKGAGMWAFGDVLWSNTAVFGDPLEKWEDLWDVKAFPGKRGFLNQAHKTFEATALGMGIEPADLYPMDMDLIFERLDEIRPHAVFLDINTINNQLSQQDIVAGPLNIIRVRQAVLDGIPVGYTWNEHLVDVNYYGIPRHAKDLDAASALIDYMTSPEVQARVAEALSYTPATKAAQAAIDEETAANLPASEVTDSQALHISADWWAENGVEAEKRFSDWLQKG
- a CDS encoding thiamine pyrophosphate-binding protein, which encodes MRPSASTPPTVAEAIVDELSRAGVTRVFIIPGVHNMPLWWALGEAGIDRVLVRHEQTAMYAADGYFRATGKLGVCITTSGPGAANTAGATGEALTSGSAVLHISTTPHLSLKSSQPGVRRGSLHEIPDQASIFTALVKSVSVVERAGHAGTQVRIAIKDALRPQAGPVYVELPTDLLGAVVPEDSIAASEYVPVKPRLRLPEAAVEALSSSRKPIIWAGAGSIGARVADLAEHLAAPVVSTMMARSTMDARNPLAVVAPPQEQAVADLLNSADLVIALGTDFDGQTTQNWRLSISPPLLRVDVDETQLTLNAIPDFPVRATVSSFIESVLEVIPPASDERRASAEAAAKATSAAIANRLREDGEEAAAANVVAALNRTLPSHVPVVADMTLMGYWASGYLERSQPRTFMFPMGWGTLGFALPASVGVAHGSGQPTVVVVGDAGFLFAVGDLASLVERNLPVKVIVFNDEAYKMLEQGVPADRSREGLTGLCTPDFVTLAQAFGMRSQRATLETLGTAIEAELLLPGPALIEVPNVTKPPVTTSARWPLAGDRVRQTVHP
- a CDS encoding MarR family winged helix-turn-helix transcriptional regulator — protein: MTDRQLALQAWESLFRAQHELLAAMSADFAGAPITQAEYDVLLTVVRAPGMTTRLRDITANSLISQPSVSRLVDRMVSRGLVDKATDPDDGRGAIVTATDAGARAFRVVAATHGRSIAERMSVLDDDEMRTLLALTERLRGS
- a CDS encoding SPFH domain-containing protein — its product is MEIAGVIGILIVVGIAVVAVVIIGLILLLFARSWIKVARADEALVISGRKQRVQRAVLNADGTTSSEQAESPVTVIVNGKSLVNPITQRHEVISLRSRQVSLNAEAQSLDNVTLNVDGVAIVKIGSDPLYVRRAAERFASQDKAIEQFTTEQLEGALRGIVATLSVVELMRERKKFSEQIAADISQELAEQGLILDSFQIKGITDKVGYIQSLGAPEIQAKRQAAEIAQTNADRAINQKDIANQEANLIEQTALDTNTANADARIGRARAEAEQAEQLARAQAEQAVLQQQAENKQAQLDADVKRVADAQRYEAETRAQADLFTREKSAEAAAIEQVKQAEARTRIAEQQAEADKARAAGEAAAAEAKATGEANALRARAEAEAEARRMRANAEAEAIRAEGEARAAAVEAEAKAIASNQEAFLSQRVLEVLPSIMSEFAKGYAAIGSVSIVGGSGEDGASSVVGGDNAKAMRAVFDSVNAATGLDLAAIIQGQAVGRGFGAGVAQGADAAPAATPRTSARTAAPETPAE